The Bradyrhizobium sp. WSM471 genome includes the window GCTATTTCGTCTTCACCGGCAGCGCTCTGCTCGCCCTCCTGTACCTTGCTGACTACTACATGGCCGGCCCCGTGAGTGCGGCTGCAGAGACCGGGCCGGACCTCTCGATCGCCCGGATCCATTCTGCGCAGACATGGCCGGAGAAGATCGTCTTCGACACCAACGTGCGACAGATTCCGTTGACCAAAACCGTGGCGTCAACATCAGACGCGGCGCCGCCGGCCGCGCCGGAAGGTACGCGCCAGGCACTTGCGATGGCGGCGCAGCCCGCCGCGGAGCTCAAGGCTTCGGACGTTAAGGCTTCGGACGCCAAGGCCGCGGAGCCCAGGCAGGCCAAGGCGGCCGCACGGAACAAGCGCGTCGCGGAGCGGCATCGTCGCCGCCAGCCCTCGCGCATGGCGGCGCGCAGTCAGTTCTTCAACGAGCCCGTCGCCGCAGAATGGTGAGCGGCGCTCCATGAGGGTATTTTCGCGCGACCTGGATGCGGTCAATCGCAATTCATCCTCGGCGCGTCCCACGTGACGGTCGGGCTGCCTCTCGGTTGGGCACCGTGCCGGACAGCGAGGCTGTGCGCGCGACGCATCGCACGATAGTCTCTGCCGCGACCTGACGGGAAGCGGACGAGGGAAAATTTGTGGCGAGATTTGTGACTGTGGCGGCCGGCCAGCTCGGCCCTGTGGCGCGGACCGAGACCAGAACCGCGGTCGTGGCGCGCCTGATGGCCCTGACGCGCCAGGCGCACGCCAACGGCTGCGACCTGATCGTCTATCCCGAGCTCGCGCTGACCACGTTCTTTCCGCGCTGGTATTTCGAGGATCAGGCCGAGATCGACAGCTTCTTCGAGCGCGAGATGCCGGGGCCGGAGACCAGAGCCCTGTTCGATCTCGCGCGCGAGATCGGCATCGGATTTTGCCTTGGCTATGCCGAGCTGACGGTCGAGGCCGGGCTTGTCAGGCGCTACAACACCTCCATCCTGGTCGACCGAAGCGGCGCCATCGTCGCCAGATATCGCAAGGTACATTTGCCCGGTCATGCCGAGCACGAGCCCTGGCGCGAATTCCAGCATCTGGAAAAGCGCTATTTCGATCCGGGCAGCAGTTTCGGCGTGACCGAGGCCTTTGGCGGCGTGATGGGGATGGCGATCTGCAACGACCGCCGCTGGAGCGAGACCTATCGGGTGATGGGCCTGCAGGGCGTCGAGATGGTGATGATCGGCTACAACACGCCGGTGCACAATCCGCCCGCGCCCGAGCATGACGATCTCTCGCTGTTTCACAATCAGCTGGTGATGCAGGCCGGCGCCTATCAGAACGGCACCTTTGTGGTCGGCGTCGCCAAAGCGGGTGTCGAGGAGGGCGTCGACCACATCGGCGGAAGCTGCATCATCGCGCCCTCCGGCGAGATCATCGCGCGATGCACGACCAAGGGCGACGAGATCGCGCTCGCCCGCTGCGATCTCGATCTCTGCAATTCCTACAAGCGCACCACCTTCAATTTCGACGTTCACCGTCAGCCGCAGGCCTACGGGATGATCGTCGAACGAAAGGGCGTGACACTCATGGCCGACGGAACGCCGGTGCGAACGAAGGAGTGAGGCTTCGTAGCCCGGATGGAGCGCAGCGCAATCCGGGGCCGCTCGCCCGGCGTTCGGCACCTTCCCGGATTACGCTTGCGCTCCATCCGGGCTACGAGACTCTTCCTGTGTCGCCCTCCGTCAACCCCTCCCCGCAAAAATATTCCACTTTACCGAAATTCGGTTTTGTCGTATATGTCGCCCATCCCGGCTCATCCTTGAGGGGCGATCTCGTTGTCGTCTTGATTGCGAGCCGGGCTTGCGGTGGACGCGACAGCGTCGGCATGAGAGGTGCGGGCAGGGCGGGTAGTCCCTGTGAGCCCGTGGCCACGTGCGGACGAGCGGCGCTGTGAAGTTCGTCTCGTCGGTATTTCGATGGCCACGTGCACGAGGCCGTCGAACCCTGCGGCGAAATGGCGAATGCGCGTACGGCAAAACCGTGTGGTCCTGGCCGTCGTTGCTACGGTCAAGCTTTTGCGGAGGTGTGTGCGAGCCCAACCGGGCAGACAGCATCATCCAATTCGCGGAAGTGAGGGAGGCCAGAAGGAAAGTTCGGCTCCCGGGAGAGCACGGCATAAGCCGTCCAACCATCGCGCAGGGAAGGCCGAGTGATTGGCACCACCTGTATGCTGCTGTGCGGTTTTCCTGCGTGTGCTTTTCGCGCAGCGGACCGCGGGTGCGAGGTCAGCACCCGGCCTTCCCTGCGCCCTCTTGGATTTGAGGGTGGAGCGACCAAGCAGAGCTCGGGCGAAATGCGCCGCGAGGATGAGAAGGCGTGTCTGCAAGTCGAAGATGAACGCGAAGAAGATCCGCTCTCGTGCCCCGGACGCAGCGCAGCGTCACTTCGACGGTGCGCTGCAGAGCCGGGGCCCATCTCGCCGTATTACTCCGTGTCGCCCTCTGGGTCCCGGCTCTGCGCAGCAACGCTCGCGCGTTGCAGCGCGTCCGGGACACGGCACTCACTCCCTTTACACCTCCATCACAACCAAGTGTCCTTCAAGTGTCTTTATTCGGAAACAATCATTCCCTATTATCCCGCAATGCAAAAGACCGCCCGCAAATCCCGCTCCATTGCCCGTCCGTCCGGCCGTCCCCGGGAATTCGACATGGACACGGCGCTCGACAGGGCCGTCCGCGTGTTTTCCGAGCGCGGTTATCATGCGACCTCGATCGGCGATCTCACCGCGGCGATGCGGCTGGCGACCGGCAGCGTCTACAAGGCGTTTCGCGACAAGCATGCGGTGTTTCTCGCCGCCTTCGAGCGCTACGTCGCGTTGCGCCAGGAGCAGACGCGCAGCGCCGCGGCGCAAGGCGCCAATGGCCGCGAGCGACTGCGCAACCTGCTGCTGTCGTATGTGGAGCACTCCCAGGGCAGCGAGGGGCGGCGCGGCTGTCTCGTGGTCGGCAGCGCGGTCGAATTGTCCGCGGTCGATCCGGTGGTCGCCGCCCTCGTCAGCGCGCGGCTCGAGACCAACGAAGGCTTCATCGCCGGCCTCATTCGCGAGGGGCAGGCCGACGGCTCTATACCCCGCCATGTGGCCGCCGACGACACCGCGCGGCTGATGATCTGCATCACGCAGGGTCTGCGCGTCGTCGGCAAGGCGCGCTTGTCGCTCGACGGCAAGCGCCTGGTCGCCGTGGCGATGAAGCTGCTCGCCTGAATTTTTTGTCATATTAGGGAACAAACGTTTCCTATATCTGGAGACCGTGTGAATGACGATGAATGCCACGATCGAGACCGCGCCCGGGCCGGATGCGGTGTCGCAGCGACTGACCTTCGTGCTTGCCGCGGCCTGTGGCATGGTCGCCGCCAACATCTATTACGCCCAGCCGCTGATCGCGCCGATCAGCGCTGCGCTCGGCCTGTCGCACGCGGCGGCGGGGCTGATCGTCACCATGACGCAGATCGGCTACGGCGTGGGGCTTCTCTTCATCGTGCCGCTCGGCGACCTCGTCGAGAACCGTACCCTGATCTGCTCCGTCATCACGCTCGGCGCCGCAGCCCTGCTCGCCGCGGGGTTCGCGTCCCACGCGCTGCCGTTCCTGATCGCCGCGCTGTTCATCGGGCTCGGCTCGGTCGCGGTGCAGATCATCATTCCCTATGCGGCGCACCTTGCGCCGGCAGCGATTCGCGGTCGCGTCGTTGGCAACGTCTCGACCGGCTTGATGCTCGGCATCATGCTGGCGCGGCCGGTTTCGAGCTTCGTCACGGCGATGCTGTCGTGGCACGCAGTGTTCTTCTGCTCGGCCGCGCTGATGATCGCGCTCGCAGCCGTGCTCTGGATCACGCTGCCGAAGCGCAAGCCGGTCGCGCGCATGCATTACGGCGCGTTGCTGCTGTCGATGCCGCATCTGGTGCGGAGTACGCCGCTGCTGCGCCGCCGCGCGCTGTACCAGGCCAGCCTGTTCGGTGCCTTCAGCCTGTTCTGGACCGTGACGCCGCTGTTGCTCGCGAGCGAATTCGGCTTCACCCAGCGCGGCATCGCGCTGTTCGCGCTTGCCGGTGTCGCCGGCGTGTTCGCGGCCCCGATCGCGGGGCGTCTTGCCGATCGCGGCCATAGCCGCATGGCAACACTGGTCGCGCTGCTGCTCGCGGCCGTGGGCTTCCTGATCACGCATGTCGGCGCGGCCGGATCGGTGCTGAACCTCGCCTGCCTGGTCGTGGCCGCGATCGCGATCGACATCGGCGTGCAGGGCAACGTCGTGCTCGGCTTCCGCGCGATCTTCGCGCTGGGGCATGAGCACCGCAGTCGCCTCAACGGCCTCTACATGGCGACGTTCTTCACCGCGGGCGCGGCGGGCTCGGCGGTCGGCGCCTGGGCGTTTGCGCAAGGCGGCTGGATGCTCGCATCGGCCATTGGCCTCGCGCTGCCCGTCGCGGGTCTGGTCTATGCGGCCACCGAGTAGCGGCCGGGATCGCCCAAGTCGTGCGATTCGGCCCGTTTACCAAGGCCGTCCGGCCGGCAATTTCCACCTCGCAGTTTCCCTGCCGCTGTAGTACTTTGGTCGCAAGCGAGCCTGGTTAACGGGCGGCAGGGGGAGGCTGATGAGGCGTGCGGAGCTGGTTGGCGTAGCGCGGATACGACCTTGGTCGTGGCAGGCGTTTCTACTTGGTTTCGTCGTTGTCGCAATGTCGGCTGCGCTCCAGGGCGCCTGTGTCGCGCTCGGCGCAAAACTCTATTTCGCGGCGTTCCTGCCCAGCCTGTTCGTGCTCGGCATTGTCGTGGGCGCACCGGCGGCGGCGTTCGCCGCGGTGCTCACCATTCCGCTGGTGTGGTGGGCGTTCATGCCGCCCTTCTTCGAATTCAATTCGCTGACCGGCGCGCATGCCGATTCCATCAAGCTGTTCTGCCTGCTCGCCGTGCTGGTGATCGGCCTTGCCGATCTCTGCCGCGCGACGATGGCAATCATCAGCCGCGGCGGGTTGAAGCCGCGGAGCGAGAGCGCGGCAACGAATTCGCAATAGACGGCCTTGTAGGGCCGCGCACGTTGCGCGCGGGCAACAGTCCGGAAACCATTCGCGCGCTTGCCGCGCCGCGCTAACTTTTCGAAAAAGATTTGGCCGCAATTTCTCCCCCGGGAATGACGAGGGAGTTTTCGGACATGAACGGCCAAATCACCGGTCACGCCATCTTGGAGAACGTGCGCCGCTACCGCGGGATCGCATCGCTCTATCGCCAGACCGCTGCATTCCGCCCCGACCAGAGCTGGTCGCTGCTCGAGCAGGCGAGGGATTGGGAAGCGCGGGCGCTGCGGGAGCTGGAAGCCTATTTCGCCGCGCGAATGGATTACGCTGCGACGCGTGCGGCCTGATCGTTAACCATCGGCGCGGCCTGGGGCAGGCCCGCGTCGGTCGTCGGGTCGCGCACGGAAAGCCCGGGGCGATTACGGAGTTCTCTCGACGCCCGTCTGTGCTAGCAACCTCCCGACCGAGAAATCCCAATTCGGCCGGGGCAAGCCATGACCACCTTCAACCGCATCTTCACGACGGAGCGCCTGCTCCAGATCATCGTCATTCTCGCGGCTACGGTCGCAATGAAGCTCATGGGCTGAATTCCGGCGGGCTATCGCGCGCCGAGTTCGGGCAATTCGGGCAGATAGTTCGACCCCTCCGATCCCAAGAAATCGAACATCGCCTGCGCGGGCGGCAACAGCACCTTGTCGCTGCGGCGGATCACGTACCATTGCCGCACGATCGGCAGGCCCGCGACGTCGAGCACGACGAGCCGGCCCTCGGTGAGCTCGTGCGCCACGGTGTGGGCGGAGATGAAGGCGATGCCGAGCCCGGCGATCACCGCCTGCTTGATGGTCTCGTTGCTGCTCATCTCCATGCCGATGATCGGCTCGAGATCCGACCTCTGGAACATGCCTTCCATCAGTGTCCGCGTGCCCGAGCCGGGCTCGCGGGTGAGGAAAGTCTCGTGCACGAGGTCGGTGAGGCTGAGGCCGGAATCCTTCTCCAGCCAGTGCCCCTTGCGCGCGACGATGATGTGCGGATTACGCCCGAGCTGACGGACGTCGACGCTGACGTCGGCCGGTGGCCGACCCATCACCGCGAAGTCGAGATCATAGCCGTGCATCGCCTCGCGGATCTCCTCGCGATTGCCGACCGTGAGCTTGAGCTCGATCTTCGGATGCCGCTTCGAGAATGCCGCGATCGCGTGCGGCACGAAATATTTTGCGGTCGAGACCGCGCCGAGATGCACCGTGCCGCCGGTCCGCCCCGCAAGCAGGTCGAGCGCGCCCTGGCAGTCCATGATCGCAGCTTCGACGCGCTCGGCGAGGCTAAGCACCTCCTTGCCCGCCTCCGTCAGCAGCATGCCGTCGCCGGTCCGCTGCAGCAGCGGCAGGCCGGCGAGATCCTGAAGCTGGCGCAGCTGCTGGGTCACGGCCGGCTGCGTCAGGCCGAGCTGGGTCGAGGCGGCCGTGACGCTGCCCTTGGCCGCGAGCGCTGCGAGCGAGCGAAGCTGTCGGATCGTGAGATGCCGGAGCTGTGCCGCCGTGTGGGCATTATAAGATAATTCTTTGGCGCTCATTATGAATAGAAATTTTCCTTATTAAGCCTCCCCTGTCAATCTCATCGTTGTTGGCACTGACCGCACCGACCTCCAGCGAGGAGGGAACTGGATACGGCACCAGCAAAGGGGATGGACGCAGATGACCGGGCAACTCAGGCTGGACGACCACCTTCAGCGGTATTCCGAGACGGCGCCGCGTGCGCTGGCGATAGCGGCCGCGGTCGACGCCATCGCGGCGGCCGCGATCGAGATCGCCGATCTCATCGCCACCGGAGACCTCGCCGACGCATCGGGCCTGACCACCGGCCGCAACAGCGACGGTGATGTCCAGCGCGATCTCGACGTGCAGGCGGATGCGATCCTGCGCCGCTGTCTCGGCAAGCTGCCGATCGCGGCGCTGGCGTCGGAGGAGATGCGCGAACCCCAGATCGGCGACAGCAAGGCCAAGATCTGCGTCGCGATCGATCCGCTCGACGGCTCCTCCAACATCGATATCAACATGACCGTGGGCACGATCTTCTCGATCCTGCCGGCGCCTGACGATCTCGCGCTCGCCTTCCATCAGCGCGGCTCGGCGCAACTCGCGGCGGGGTTCGTTACCTATGGCCCGCAGACCTCGCTGGTGCTGACGCTTGGCGAGGGCGTCGACATCTTCACACTTGACCGCAAGTCCGGTTGCTTCCGTCTCGCCCGCAGCGCCGTGCAGATCTCCGAGACCTGCGAGGAGTTCGCGATCAACGCCTCGAACCGCCGGCATTGGGAACAGCCGGTGCGCGCCTTCGTCGACGAATGCCTGGCCGGTGTGGAAGGGCAGGCCAACCACAATTTCAACATGCGCTGGGTCGGCTCGCTGGTTGCCGAGGCCTATCGCATCCTCACGCGCGGCGGCGTGTTCCTCTATCCCTCCGATGCACGGCCGGGCTACGGCGACGGCCGCTTGCGCCTCGTCTACGAGGCGCACCCGATGGCTTACATCGTCGAGCAGGCCGGCGGCTCGGCTTCGACCGGGCGCGAACGCATCCTCGAACTCTCGGCGCAGAGCCTGCACCAGCGCGTGCCGCTGATCATGGGCTCGAGCAACGAGGTGCAGCGCGTCGAGGAACTGCATTGCGATCCCTTGCTGGTCGCCAGCGTCTCCGCACCGCTGTTCGCGCGTCGCGGCTTCTTCCGGCTGTAAGCGAGGGATCCCATGTCCAGAAAGCATCCGATCATCTCCATCACCGGCTCCTCCGGCGCAGGTACGACCTCGGTCAAGAAGACGTTCGAACAGATCTTCTTCCGCGAGAAGGTCAACGCCGCCTACGTCGAAGGCGACGCCTTCCATCGCTACGATCGCGCGGAAATGCGCACGCAGATGGCGAAGGAAGCCGATCGCGGCAACAGGCATTTCAGCCATTTCAGCCCCGAGACCAACCTGTTCGAGGAGCTGGAGCGAGCGTTCCGCGACTATGGCGAGACCGGCACGGCGACGACGCGGCACTACGTCCACGACGCCGAAGAATCCACGCTCCATGGCGCCGCACCCGGCACCTTCACAGAATGGAAACGGCTGCCGGAGAGCTCCGATCTGCTGTTCTACGAGGGCCTCCATGGCGCCGTCGTCACCGACAAGGTCAACGTCGCGCGCTATGCCGACCTCAAGATCGGCGTCGTGCCCGTCATCAATCTCGAATGGATCCAGAAGCTGCACCGCGACCGCAGTGCGCGAGGCTATTCGACCGAGGCCGTTACCGACACCGTTCTGCGGCGCATGCCTGACTACATCCACTACATCTGCCCGCAATTTTCCGAGACCGATATCAACTTCCAGCGGGTGCCGACGGTGGACACCTCCAATCCGTTCATCGCGCGCTGGATTCCGACGCCGGACGAATCGATGGTCGTGATCCGCTTCAAGAACCCGCGCGGCATCGACTTCCCCTATCTGCTCTCGATGCTGCCGCAAAGCTGGATGTCCCGCGCCAATTCGATCGTGTGCCCCGGCGCGAAGCTCGATCTTGCGATGCAGCTCATCCTGACGCCGCTGATCATGCAGCTGATCGAGCGCAAGCGAAACCTGAAGTGAACGAGGGGAGGATCCGATGAACATCTCCGTCCACGCCGACGCCGACCTCACGCCGGTCTCGCATAGCGATCTCGCCAACGCCGTCCGCTTCCTCGCGGTCGATGCCATCGAGACCTCGCAGTCCGGCCATCCCGGCCTGCCCATGGGCATGGCCGATGTCGCGACCGTGCTGTTCTCGCGCTTCCTGAAATTCGACTCGGCTCATCCCCATTGGCCGGACCGAGATCGATTCGTGCTGTCGGCGGGTCATGGCTCGATGTTGCTCTATGCATTGCTCCATCTCACCGGCGGCGATGTCAGCCTCGACGACATCAAGGCCTTCCGGCAATGGGGCTCGAAGACGCCGGGCCATCCGGAATATGGCCATACGCCGGGCGTCGAGACGACGACCGGTCCGCTGGGGCAGGGGATTGCGACCGCGGTGGGCATGGCACTCGCCGAACGCATGGCCAATGCGCGGCATGGCGACGGTCTCGTCGATCACTTCACCTATGTGATCGTTGGCGACGGCTGTCTCATGGAAGGCATTAGCCAGGAAGCGATTTCGCTCGCCGGCCATCTCGGGCTCGGCCGCCTGATCGTGCTGTTCGACGACAACGGCATCTCCATTGACGGGCCGACGTCGCTTGCGACCTCCGACGACCAGCTCGCGCGCTTCGCTGCCTCCGGCTGGTCGGTGCGCCGTGTCGACGGGCACGATGCCGAAGCGGTTGCGCAGGCGATAGCCGAGGAGCGTGAGAGCGCAAGACCGTCGCTGATCGCTTGCCGCACCGTCATCGGCTATGGCGCGCCGGATCGTCAGGGCACCGAGAAGGCGCATGGCGCGCCGCTCGGCACCGAGCAGACGGCGGCGGCGCGGCGAGCGCTCGGCTGGGACTACCAGCCCTTCGTGGTGCCTGTCACGATCCTGAAAGCATGGCGGATGATCGGACAACGCGGGCAGGTCGCGCGTCTCGCCTGGCTCGATCGCTATGAATGCGCGACGCCCGAGCAGCGCGATTTGTTTGTCGAGGGCAAAGCGGTTGTCCTGCCGACCGCCTATGCCCAGGCCTCGGCGAAATTGCGCGAGCGCTTTGCCACCGAGCGTCCGAAGCTCGCGACGCGGCAGGCCTCGCAACAGGTGCTCGACGGCATCGCAGGGACGATTCCCGGATTTGTCGGCGGCTCGGCGGACCTCACGCATTCGAACCTGACGCATGCCAAGGCGCAGACCCCCGTCAAGCGCGACGCGTTCGCCGGCGATTACATCCATTACGGCATCCGCGAGCATGGCATGGCGGCCGCGATGAACGGCCTCGCGCTGCACGGCGGCTTCATTCCCTATGGCGGCACCTTCCTCGCGTTCTCCGATTACAGCCGGCCGGCGATCCGCCTTGCGGCCTTGATGCGGATCCGCGTCATTCATGTGATGACCCATGACTCCATTGGCCTCGGTGAGGACGGCCCCACGCACCAACCGGTCGAGCATCTCGCAGCGCTTCGCGTCATTCCGAACCTGCTTGTGTTCCGGCCGGCCGACGCGGTTGAGACGCTGGAAGCATGGGACTGCGCGCTACAAGCTGAAAATCGCCCATCCGTGCTGTGCCTGTCCCGTCAGGGGCTGCCGGCCTTCCGCAGCGATGTCCGCGGTAGGAACCGCGTCGCACGAGGCGCCTATCTCATCGTTTCGCCGGACGGCGGCCGAGACGTGACGCTCGTCGCAACGGGTTCGGAGGTGTCTATTGCGCTGGAAGCGGCTCGCCTGCTTGCCACCGAGCACGTCCGCGCGGCCGTGGTCTCCGCGCCCTGCTTCGCGCTGTTCGAGGAGCAGCCGGAGGATTACCGAGCCGCTGTGCTCGGCACGGCGCCACGGATCGGCATCGAGGCGGCAGTCGCCGGCGATTGGCATCGCTGGATCGGCACTGACGGCGAATTCGTCGGCATGCGCGGCTTCGGTGCCTCGGCGCCGGCCCCCGTGCTCTACCGCGAATTCGGCATCACGCCGCAAAGCGTTGCGGAAGCCGCCCGGCGGGCGATGGCCCGCGCCGGCAAGCAATAACAGGAGGAATTGTCGTGGCCCGTATCACCCTTCGTCAGCTGCTCGACCACGCCGCCAGTCACGGTTACGCGGTGCCGGCGTTCAACATCAACAACATGGAGCAGGGCATCGCGATCATGCAGGCGGCGGCCGAGGTCGATGCGCCCGTCATCATCCAGGCTTCGCGCGGCGCGCGCAGCTATGCCGGCGACCTCATGCTCTCGCACATGATCGACGCGCTGGAGCGGACCTATCCGGACATCCCGCTCTGCATGCACCAGGACCATGGCAACGACGAAGCGACCTGCGCGTCCGCGATCGCCCACGGGTTCACCTCGGTGATGATGGACGGCTCGCTTGAGGCCGACGCCAAAACCGCGGCCGATTACGACTACAACGTTGCGATCACCCGCCGCGTCGTCGATCTCGCCCATTGGGTCGGTGCCTCCGTCGAAGGCGAGCTCGGCGTGCTCGGCTCGCTCGAGCATGGCGGCGGCGAGCAGGAGGATGGTCATGGCGTCGAAGGCACGGTCGGCCATGATCAGTTGCTGACGGATCCCGACCAGGCGGTCGACTTCGTCCGCGCCACCAAAGTCGATGCGCTCGCGATCGCGATGGGCACGTCGCACGGCGCCTACAAGTTCAGTCGCAAGCCGGATGGCGACATTCTGGCGATGCGGGTGGTCGAGGAGATTCATCGCCGGCTGCCGAACACGCATCTCGTGATGCACGGCTCTTCCTCGGTGCCGCAGCCGCTCCAGGACATGTTCAACCAGTTCGGCGGCGAGATGCCGCAGACCTGGGGCGTGCCGGTCGAGGAGATCGTCCGCGGCATCAAGAGCGGCGTGCGCAAGGTCAATATCGATACCGAC containing:
- the tkt gene encoding transketolase, with the translated sequence MNISVHADADLTPVSHSDLANAVRFLAVDAIETSQSGHPGLPMGMADVATVLFSRFLKFDSAHPHWPDRDRFVLSAGHGSMLLYALLHLTGGDVSLDDIKAFRQWGSKTPGHPEYGHTPGVETTTGPLGQGIATAVGMALAERMANARHGDGLVDHFTYVIVGDGCLMEGISQEAISLAGHLGLGRLIVLFDDNGISIDGPTSLATSDDQLARFAASGWSVRRVDGHDAEAVAQAIAEERESARPSLIACRTVIGYGAPDRQGTEKAHGAPLGTEQTAAARRALGWDYQPFVVPVTILKAWRMIGQRGQVARLAWLDRYECATPEQRDLFVEGKAVVLPTAYAQASAKLRERFATERPKLATRQASQQVLDGIAGTIPGFVGGSADLTHSNLTHAKAQTPVKRDAFAGDYIHYGIREHGMAAAMNGLALHGGFIPYGGTFLAFSDYSRPAIRLAALMRIRVIHVMTHDSIGLGEDGPTHQPVEHLAALRVIPNLLVFRPADAVETLEAWDCALQAENRPSVLCLSRQGLPAFRSDVRGRNRVARGAYLIVSPDGGRDVTLVATGSEVSIALEAARLLATEHVRAAVVSAPCFALFEEQPEDYRAAVLGTAPRIGIEAAVAGDWHRWIGTDGEFVGMRGFGASAPAPVLYREFGITPQSVAEAARRAMARAGKQ
- a CDS encoding TetR/AcrR family transcriptional regulator — its product is MQKTARKSRSIARPSGRPREFDMDTALDRAVRVFSERGYHATSIGDLTAAMRLATGSVYKAFRDKHAVFLAAFERYVALRQEQTRSAAAQGANGRERLRNLLLSYVEHSQGSEGRRGCLVVGSAVELSAVDPVVAALVSARLETNEGFIAGLIREGQADGSIPRHVAADDTARLMICITQGLRVVGKARLSLDGKRLVAVAMKLLA
- a CDS encoding class 1 fructose-bisphosphatase; this translates as MTGQLRLDDHLQRYSETAPRALAIAAAVDAIAAAAIEIADLIATGDLADASGLTTGRNSDGDVQRDLDVQADAILRRCLGKLPIAALASEEMREPQIGDSKAKICVAIDPLDGSSNIDINMTVGTIFSILPAPDDLALAFHQRGSAQLAAGFVTYGPQTSLVLTLGEGVDIFTLDRKSGCFRLARSAVQISETCEEFAINASNRRHWEQPVRAFVDECLAGVEGQANHNFNMRWVGSLVAEAYRILTRGGVFLYPSDARPGYGDGRLRLVYEAHPMAYIVEQAGGSASTGRERILELSAQSLHQRVPLIMGSSNEVQRVEELHCDPLLVASVSAPLFARRGFFRL
- a CDS encoding N-carbamoyl-D-amino-acid hydrolase encodes the protein MARFVTVAAGQLGPVARTETRTAVVARLMALTRQAHANGCDLIVYPELALTTFFPRWYFEDQAEIDSFFEREMPGPETRALFDLAREIGIGFCLGYAELTVEAGLVRRYNTSILVDRSGAIVARYRKVHLPGHAEHEPWREFQHLEKRYFDPGSSFGVTEAFGGVMGMAICNDRRWSETYRVMGLQGVEMVMIGYNTPVHNPPAPEHDDLSLFHNQLVMQAGAYQNGTFVVGVAKAGVEEGVDHIGGSCIIAPSGEIIARCTTKGDEIALARCDLDLCNSYKRTTFNFDVHRQPQAYGMIVERKGVTLMADGTPVRTKE
- the fba gene encoding class II fructose-bisphosphate aldolase (catalyzes the reversible aldol condensation of dihydroxyacetonephosphate and glyceraldehyde 3-phosphate in the Calvin cycle, glycolysis, and/or gluconeogenesis) produces the protein MARITLRQLLDHAASHGYAVPAFNINNMEQGIAIMQAAAEVDAPVIIQASRGARSYAGDLMLSHMIDALERTYPDIPLCMHQDHGNDEATCASAIAHGFTSVMMDGSLEADAKTAADYDYNVAITRRVVDLAHWVGASVEGELGVLGSLEHGGGEQEDGHGVEGTVGHDQLLTDPDQAVDFVRATKVDALAIAMGTSHGAYKFSRKPDGDILAMRVVEEIHRRLPNTHLVMHGSSSVPQPLQDMFNQFGGEMPQTWGVPVEEIVRGIKSGVRKVNIDTDCRLAMTAVFRKVAAQTRSEFDPRKFLKPAMDAMRELCRDRFEQFGTAGHAGKIKVIPLSEMARRYRAGELDPSVDAREPVAA
- a CDS encoding MFS transporter, whose translation is MTMNATIETAPGPDAVSQRLTFVLAAACGMVAANIYYAQPLIAPISAALGLSHAAAGLIVTMTQIGYGVGLLFIVPLGDLVENRTLICSVITLGAAALLAAGFASHALPFLIAALFIGLGSVAVQIIIPYAAHLAPAAIRGRVVGNVSTGLMLGIMLARPVSSFVTAMLSWHAVFFCSAALMIALAAVLWITLPKRKPVARMHYGALLLSMPHLVRSTPLLRRRALYQASLFGAFSLFWTVTPLLLASEFGFTQRGIALFALAGVAGVFAAPIAGRLADRGHSRMATLVALLLAAVGFLITHVGAAGSVLNLACLVVAAIAIDIGVQGNVVLGFRAIFALGHEHRSRLNGLYMATFFTAGAAGSAVGAWAFAQGGWMLASAIGLALPVAGLVYAATE
- a CDS encoding phosphoribulokinase, which produces MSRKHPIISITGSSGAGTTSVKKTFEQIFFREKVNAAYVEGDAFHRYDRAEMRTQMAKEADRGNRHFSHFSPETNLFEELERAFRDYGETGTATTRHYVHDAEESTLHGAAPGTFTEWKRLPESSDLLFYEGLHGAVVTDKVNVARYADLKIGVVPVINLEWIQKLHRDRSARGYSTEAVTDTVLRRMPDYIHYICPQFSETDINFQRVPTVDTSNPFIARWIPTPDESMVVIRFKNPRGIDFPYLLSMLPQSWMSRANSIVCPGAKLDLAMQLILTPLIMQLIERKRNLK
- a CDS encoding LysR family transcriptional regulator; the protein is MSAKELSYNAHTAAQLRHLTIRQLRSLAALAAKGSVTAASTQLGLTQPAVTQQLRQLQDLAGLPLLQRTGDGMLLTEAGKEVLSLAERVEAAIMDCQGALDLLAGRTGGTVHLGAVSTAKYFVPHAIAAFSKRHPKIELKLTVGNREEIREAMHGYDLDFAVMGRPPADVSVDVRQLGRNPHIIVARKGHWLEKDSGLSLTDLVHETFLTREPGSGTRTLMEGMFQRSDLEPIIGMEMSSNETIKQAVIAGLGIAFISAHTVAHELTEGRLVVLDVAGLPIVRQWYVIRRSDKVLLPPAQAMFDFLGSEGSNYLPELPELGAR